A region of Arabidopsis thaliana chromosome 5, partial sequence DNA encodes the following proteins:
- a CDS encoding uncharacterized protein (Uncharacterised conserved protein (UCP012943); CONTAINS InterPro DOMAIN/s: Uncharacterised conserved protein UCP012943 (InterPro:IPR016606); BEST Arabidopsis thaliana protein match is: Uncharacterised conserved protein (UCP012943) (TAIR:AT4G25170.1); Has 1807 Blast hits to 1807 proteins in 277 species: Archae - 0; Bacteria - 0; Metazoa - 736; Fungi - 347; Plants - 385; Viruses - 0; Other Eukaryotes - 339 (source: NCBI BLink).) has product MGIRIGDGDGDKYGGTEELELFGKSDTVTVNSIPHMSPSVSSSSASAKMSYGFNEEEFEWVAVDKEIDLVTDKAPELDEVDDAFSALQLMFNDDDDEESGDQLSESEFVDWIEPSLQLCNTSLLQPFMLDRLYDAFHVFQTDPSVQRMVMSLTSDKAVWDAVMNNEVVRELISNAERSEEDSGSAANFLRRLFERSAVKIMDAMERVTKYVTDLFNVVPGDETVVLASGAAPKMEKLQMTVLLAIVVLLIVLVTRVTRCR; this is encoded by the exons ATGGGAATCAGAATCGGCGACGGTGACGGCGACAAATACGGCGGCACAGAGGAGCTAGAACTTTTCGGAAAATCTGATACTGTTACAGTAAACAGTATACCGCATATGTCTCCGTCAGTTTCTTCGTCATCCGCATCCGCGAAGATGAGTTATGGATTCAACGAGGAAGAGTTTGAATGGGTGGCTGTAGATAAAGAGATTGATCTTGTTACGGATAAAGCTCCGGAACTTGACGAAGTTGATGATGCTTTCTCTGCACTTCAATT GATGttcaatgatgatgatgacgaagaaTCAGGAGACCAACTTTCAGAGTCAGAGTTTGTGGATTGGATTGAGCCTTCGTTGCAGCTTTGCAATACTAGCCTTCTACAGCCTTTTATGCTGGACAGACTCTATGACGCCTTTCATGTGTTTCAGACCGACCCATCTGTTCAG AGAATGGTTATGTCATTGACTTCAGACAAGGCTGTTTGGGATGCGGTGATGAACAATGAGGTTGTCCGGGAGCTTATAAGCAACG CTGAGAGGTCAGAAGAAGACTCTGGTTCAGCCGCAAATTTCTTAAGAAGGTTGTTTGAGAGAAGTGCCGTCAAAATCATGGACGCAATGGAGAGAGTCACAAAGTATGTCACTGACCTTTTCAACGTTGTTCCTGGAGATGAGACGGTTGTGTTAGCCTCAGGTGCTGCGCCTAAGATGGAGAAGCTTCAAATGACGGTTCTGCTCGCCATTGTTGTCCTGCTTATCGTGTTAGTTACACGAGTAACAAGGTGTAGATAG
- a CDS encoding uncharacterized protein (unknown protein; FUNCTIONS IN: molecular_function unknown; INVOLVED IN: biological_process unknown; LOCATED IN: cellular_component unknown; Has 0 Blast hits to 0 proteins in 0 species (source: NCBI BLink).), producing MILTALLSNNLLKKFAAEPESSSDLSAALYNNSRTTSLFITASQTALSEVNDITILCNIRHQCMSQSLSYLFLKPWISRLREKREPEQMGRSETHERRHRCRESIINFVKFRSFIRNKINLFIYSHPFKLFLVESITHLRGCG from the exons ATGATTTTGACGGCACTTCTCTCAAACAACCTTCTTAAGAAATTTGCGGCTGAACCAGAGTCTTCTTCTGACCTCTCAGCTGCATTATACAACAA CTCCCGGACAACCTCATTGTTCATCACCGCATCCCAAACAGCCTTGTCTGAAGTCAATGACATAACCATTCTCTGCAACATTAGACACCAATGTATGTCTCAGAGTCTCAgttatttgtttctcaaaCCATGGATCTCAAGACTGCGAGAAAAGAGAGAACCTGAACAGATGGGTCGGTCTGAAACACATGAAAGGCGTCATAGA TGCAGAGAAAGCATCATCAACTTCGTCAAGTTCCGGAGCTTTATCCGTAACAAGATCAATCTCTTTATCTACAGCCACCCATTCAAACTCTTCCTCGTTGAATCCATAACTCATCTTCGCGGATGCGGATGA
- the ATG3 gene encoding autophagy 3 (APG3) (ATG3; CONTAINS InterPro DOMAIN/s: Autophagy-related protein 3 (InterPro:IPR007135), Autophagy-related protein 3, C-terminal (InterPro:IPR019461), Autophagy-related protein 3, N-terminal (InterPro:IPR007134); Has 30201 Blast hits to 17322 proteins in 780 species: Archae - 12; Bacteria - 1396; Metazoa - 17338; Fungi - 3422; Plants - 5037; Viruses - 0; Other Eukaryotes - 2996 (source: NCBI BLink).) has protein sequence MVLSQKLHEAFKGTVERITGPRTISAFKEKGVLSVSEFVLAGDNLVSKCPTWSWESGDASKRKPYLPSDKQFLITRNVPCLRRAASVAEDYEAAGGEVLVDDEDNDGWLATHGKPKDKGKEEDNLPSMDALDINEKNTIQSIPTYFGGEEDDDIPDMEEFDEADNVVENDPATLQSTYLVAHEPDDDNILRTRTYDLSITYDKYYQTPRVWLTGYDESRMLLQPELVMEDVSQDHARKTVTIEDHPHLPGKHASVHPCRHGAVMKKIIDVLMSRGVEPEVDKYLFLFLKFMASVIPTIEYDYTMDFDLGSSST, from the exons ATGGTGCTTTCGCAAAAGCTTCATGAAGCATTTAAAGGAACAGTTGAGAGGATCACAGGTCCTCGTACGATCTCGGCGTTCAAGGAGAAGGGAGTTCTCAGCGTCAGCGAGTTCGTACTTGCCGGAGATAATCTCGTCTCCAAGTGTCCCACCTGGTCTTG GGAATCTGGTGACGCAAGCAAAAGGAAGCCATACTTGCCCTCGGACAAACAGTTTTTGATTACTAGAAATG TACCTTGTCTACGGAGAGCTGCTTCTGTGGCAGAGGATTATGAAGCTGCTGGAGGTGAAGTGttggttgatgatgaagataatgatgGTTGGCTGGCTACACATGGGAAACCGAAAG ATAAAGGCAAGGAAGAGGATAACTTACCATCCATGGATGCCTTGGATATAAACGAGAAAAATACTATCCAATCAATACCTACGTATTTTGGAGGTgaggaggatgatgatatTCCAGACATGGAGGAGTTCGATGAGGCTGACAATGTGGTAGAAAATGATCCG GCAACTCTTCAGTCAACTTATCTTGTGGCTCATGAACCTGATGACGATAACATTCTCCGAACTCGGACATATGATCTCAGCATAAC GTATGATAAGTATTACCAAACTCCTCGTGTTTGGCTGACCGGTTATGATGAG TCAAGGATGCTGCTGCAACCTGAACTTGTAATGGAGGATGTTAGCCAAGACCATGCTCGTAAAACG GTCACAATCGAAGATCATCCACACTTGCCTGGTAAACATGCTTCAGTTCATCCATGTCGGCATGGAGCTGTTATGAAGAAAATCATTGATGTATTAATGTCGCGTGGAGTAGAACCTGAAGTCGACAA GTACCTCTTCCTGTTCTTGAAGTTCATGGCATCAGTTATTCCAACAATTGAGTACGATTACACAATGGACTTTGATCTCGGTAGCTCAAGCACCTAA
- the ATG3 gene encoding autophagy 3 (APG3) translates to MVLSQKLHEAFKGTVERITGPRTISAFKEKGVLSVSEFVLAGDNLVSKCPTWSWESGDASKRKPYLPSDKQFLITRNVPCLRRAASVAEDYEAAGGEVLVDDEDNDGWLATHGKPKDKGKEEDNLPSMDALDINEKNTIQSIPTYFGGEEDDDIPDMEEFDEADNVVENDPATLQSTYLVAHEPDDDNILRTRTYDLSITYDKYYQTPRVWLTGYDESRMLLQPELVMEDVSQDHARKTVKGRQSQLHQLPFLLFHQSFPDLCLLNLTNVEYFCDRLSKMHRSQSKIIHTCLVNMLQFIHVGMELL, encoded by the exons ATGGTGCTTTCGCAAAAGCTTCATGAAGCATTTAAAGGAACAGTTGAGAGGATCACAGGTCCTCGTACGATCTCGGCGTTCAAGGAGAAGGGAGTTCTCAGCGTCAGCGAGTTCGTACTTGCCGGAGATAATCTCGTCTCCAAGTGTCCCACCTGGTCTTG GGAATCTGGTGACGCAAGCAAAAGGAAGCCATACTTGCCCTCGGACAAACAGTTTTTGATTACTAGAAATG TACCTTGTCTACGGAGAGCTGCTTCTGTGGCAGAGGATTATGAAGCTGCTGGAGGTGAAGTGttggttgatgatgaagataatgatgGTTGGCTGGCTACACATGGGAAACCGAAAG ATAAAGGCAAGGAAGAGGATAACTTACCATCCATGGATGCCTTGGATATAAACGAGAAAAATACTATCCAATCAATACCTACGTATTTTGGAGGTgaggaggatgatgatatTCCAGACATGGAGGAGTTCGATGAGGCTGACAATGTGGTAGAAAATGATCCG GCAACTCTTCAGTCAACTTATCTTGTGGCTCATGAACCTGATGACGATAACATTCTCCGAACTCGGACATATGATCTCAGCATAAC GTATGATAAGTATTACCAAACTCCTCGTGTTTGGCTGACCGGTTATGATGAG TCAAGGATGCTGCTGCAACCTGAACTTGTAATGGAGGATGTTAGCCAAGACCATGCTCGTAAAACGGTAAAAGGAAGACAATCTCAACTGCATCAATTACCCTTTTTGTTATTCCACCAAAGTTTTCCTGACTTATGTCTTCTGAATCTGACCAATGTAGAGTATTTTTGTGATCGTCTTTCAAAAATGCACAGGTCACAATCGAAGATCATCCACACTTGCCTGGTAAACATGCTTCAGTTCATCCATGTCGGCATGGAGCTGTTATGA